In the Streptomyces cinnamoneus genome, GCGAGGACCACGGAGCCCACGGCGAAGAACACCAGCAGCAGCGTTCCGAGGAATTCGGACGTGATGGCCCTGGTCGTCACCGGGTCGAGGTGGGCCAGGTCCAGCTTCACGTTCTTCAGGGCGTCCATGGCGACCTCCTGAGGATCTCGTGGACCGTCCTTAGGCATTGTCGGACGATCTCTCCCCGGGCGCCTGTCGAGGAGCCCGGCGCGACGCGCGCGCCGGTCCCTCTCAGCGGCTGAAGAGCGCCTCTCCCGGAACGGTCGCCTCCGCCGGCAGCAGGGCGAGGTCCAGGCCCTTGACCAGCCGTGCCCGCAGCACCTCGTCGCCGGCCAGGCCCTCCGCGACGCGGCGCACCACGTCGGGCGCCGGGGCGCCGGGGGCCAGGGTGAGGGCCAGGGTGCCGTCGGCCTCGCGGGACGGCGTGAGGTGGGCGCGTAGCACCGCGGGCTCGTCCTCCAGCACCGCGCGCAGGGCGCCGGTGACGGCGGGGTCGGCCAGCGGGTCCGCGCTGTCGCGTCCCTCGGCCAGCGCGAGCAGCGCGGCACCGGTCAGGGGGTAGGTCACCGGGCCGGCCAGGTCGAGGACGATCGTGTCGGCCTTCTCGTGCGCGGCCGCCTGGAGCGCCTGGTGCAGCGGTACGGCCACGGGCCGGGCGTCCGCGCGCCAGCGGGCGAGCGTCCCGGTGGAGGTGAACGCCGGCAGCGCCCGGCGGCCGTCGGGCGCCTGGAGCGTCGGCACGGCCATGTCGCTGGTCTTCTCGCGCTTGAGACCGTCCTCCCCGGTCTCCACCTCGCCGAGCACGGCCACCACGGGTACGAGCAGCCGCGCGCCCGTCAGCGCGGCGAGGACCCGCCGCTCGGCCTCCGGGTCCGTCCGGTCGGCCCCCCAGGCGGCGAGCGCCTCGGTGAGGGCGGCGTCGGCGGAGCCGTCGTCGTCGGAGAAGCCGGGGTCGGGGATGTTCTTGAGCGCCACGGGCCGAGCCTATCCGGCGCGGGCGCCGGGCCGTGGGGCGGGTTGACCCCCGCGCAGGGGCCCGGCCGGGCGGCGGCGAAGGGCGCGGGGAGCCTGCCCCGCGCCGGCGCCGGCGGGACGCGCGGTGGCGCGGCCGCGGCACGGTGAGCGCGCCGGGCGGGCCCGCAAGCGTCGGCGTGTGGCGTGTGGCGTGGCCGACGGTGGCATGGCCGTGCGGCGGGGGCGCGGCACGGTGAGCGCCCCGTACGGCACGAGACGGCCCGGCGTCCGATGCCTCGGAGGCCGCCCGGGTCCCGCGCGGAGCCGGCGGACGGCGCCCTACCGCTGGAGGAAGGCCCGCCGGGGCGCGCCGGCCGTCTTCTCCCGCCGGCGTCTGCGGTCCAGCACCGCGGCGGCCGCCAGCAGGGCCACGCCCGCGCCGCCCGCCGCGAGGGCCGGGCCGCCGAGGGGGGCGCCGCCGGTGTGCCGCGGGCCGGGGCGGGGCCCGGCGCCGAAGTAGCGCGGGGCCGGTGCCGTGGCGCCCCGCGCGGCCACGCCGCCCCGCGTCGCCGCGGTCACGGCCGCCGCCGCGTCCACCAGGCCGGCGCCCAGCTCGTCGCTGCGCCCGCCCGGCGGCGCGTCCTGCGCGGTGCGGGTCAGCAGCTCGCGGACCTGCGCCGGGGCGAGGCCCGGATCGGCCGCCCTGACCAGGGCGACGACCCCGGAGACGAAGGCGGACGCGGCGCTCGTGCCCCAGCCCTCGTAGTAGCGGCGGTCGGGGTCGGCGATCACCACGTCGACGCCCGGCGCGCTGACGGTGGCGTACCAGCGGCGGGTGGAGAAGGAGGCGTGGGCGCCGTAGCGGTCGACGGCGGTCACGGCGATCACGCCGGGATAGGCGGCCGGGTAGGAGACGTGGTCGCCGTGCTCGCCGCCGTTGCCGGCCGAGGCGACCACGACCGCCCCCTTGCGCAGCGCGTACTGCACGGCGGCGTCCTCGCGCGGCTCGGGGTGGGCGGTGTCGCTGTCGTCGCCGAGGGACAGGTTGATCACGTCGGCGCCGTGGTCGGCCGCCCAGCGGATGCCGTCGGCGAGGGCGGCGCCCCGCGCGCCGCGGGCCTTGGCCCGGGCCGGGTCGCCGTCCTCGAGGATGACCCGCACCGGCAGGATCCGGGCGTCCGGGGCGACGCCCATGACGCCGTCCGCGTCGTCCGGGCCGTGTCCGCGCCCGGCGACGATGCCCGCCATCGCGGTGCCGTGTCGCGCCCACGCCCGGTCGCCCGGGCCCGCGCCGAAGCCGATCAGGTCCTTGCCCGGCAGCACCCGGCCCCGGAGGTCCGGGTGCCCCTCGTCGACCCCGGTGTCGAGCACCGCGACGGTGACGCCGGCCCCCTTGGTCGTCCCCCACGCCTCGTGGACCCGCACCGAGTCGAGGCCCCACTCCTGCGCGCGTATGGCGTCGGCGCGCGCGGGCCCGGCCATGAGGACGGCGAGGGCGACGCCGGCGGAGAGGGCGCCCAGGGCCCGCCGGGCGGTGCGCGCCCTCATCCTTCGTCCTCGCGCGCCGTCCGGTGGGTGGCGTCGCGGTATCCGCGTGCCACGCGCTCGGCGAGGGCGGTGGCGTCGTGGCCGAGGCCGGCCTGGGCCGCGGTCGTGGCGGCGCCGGGGGCCGTCGCGCGCACGGCCGGCTGGGGCGGGACGCCGGCGCGACCGTCCGCGAAGCCGGTGACGGAGTAGACGACGGCGGGGGTGTCGGTGAGCACGTCGATGCGCCAGCTGGCGCGCTGGGCGTCGCCGAAGCGGGCGGCGGCGGTACCGCGCGGGGCGTACGGGCGGGGCATCAGGTCCGTTCGCTCGTCGAGGTTCTCGTCGGCGAAGCGCTTGCGCAGGGCGCGCATGCCGGACGGGTCCGCGTCGGTGACGAGCAGTCCGACGGTGGTCACACTCGTCGAGGTGGCGTCGGTGTAGGTGGCGCGCAGCAGGCGCTTGCAGCCGACGGGGGCCAGGGCCTTGGCCAG is a window encoding:
- a CDS encoding SseB family protein, yielding MALKNIPDPGFSDDDGSADAALTEALAAWGADRTDPEAERRVLAALTGARLLVPVVAVLGEVETGEDGLKREKTSDMAVPTLQAPDGRRALPAFTSTGTLARWRADARPVAVPLHQALQAAAHEKADTIVLDLAGPVTYPLTGAALLALAEGRDSADPLADPAVTGALRAVLEDEPAVLRAHLTPSREADGTLALTLAPGAPAPDVVRRVAEGLAGDEVLRARLVKGLDLALLPAEATVPGEALFSR
- the mycP gene encoding type VII secretion-associated serine protease mycosin gives rise to the protein MRARTARRALGALSAGVALAVLMAGPARADAIRAQEWGLDSVRVHEAWGTTKGAGVTVAVLDTGVDEGHPDLRGRVLPGKDLIGFGAGPGDRAWARHGTAMAGIVAGRGHGPDDADGVMGVAPDARILPVRVILEDGDPARAKARGARGAALADGIRWAADHGADVINLSLGDDSDTAHPEPREDAAVQYALRKGAVVVASAGNGGEHGDHVSYPAAYPGVIAVTAVDRYGAHASFSTRRWYATVSAPGVDVVIADPDRRYYEGWGTSAASAFVSGVVALVRAADPGLAPAQVRELLTRTAQDAPPGGRSDELGAGLVDAAAAVTAATRGGVAARGATAPAPRYFGAGPRPGPRHTGGAPLGGPALAAGGAGVALLAAAAVLDRRRRREKTAGAPRRAFLQR